One part of the Candidatus Manganitrophus noduliformans genome encodes these proteins:
- a CDS encoding ABC transporter substrate-binding protein, translating into MKLSMKSNCFFFIFFFLIAVLLSCQAPPEEPLQIGYIDWPGYEILYLAQQKDFFQEEKAPILLKDFSSFSDLRKALQLGRLDGAAMSINEMLLARLGEEYRVVFVLNVSQGADGIVGQHEFQSIRNLKHKRVGVELTGLGGYLLARALEIADMEISEVIRVNMTATIEAYTAFSERKVDAVVTFEPILSRLVTEQGGKILFTSREIPDEIINVLIFHKDALKYRRDDCLRVLRGYLKAREFWKKEPDQAIAIMARRERVSPDYFRQSLNGLLIPDLSTNLTYFGLSDTENYFLESIKNFQSFMEENDLPYGPVYFENLLNDLKRHEQFS; encoded by the coding sequence GTGAAGCTCAGCATGAAATCGAATTGTTTCTTTTTTATCTTCTTCTTTTTGATTGCGGTCTTGCTAAGTTGCCAAGCGCCCCCCGAAGAGCCGCTCCAAATCGGATATATCGACTGGCCTGGTTATGAAATCCTCTACTTAGCGCAACAAAAAGATTTCTTTCAGGAGGAAAAAGCCCCGATCCTCTTAAAAGATTTTTCCTCCTTTAGTGATCTAAGAAAAGCCCTTCAATTGGGAAGATTGGATGGAGCGGCGATGTCAATTAACGAAATGCTCCTCGCACGGCTTGGGGAGGAATACCGCGTCGTCTTTGTCCTGAATGTTTCACAGGGGGCTGACGGAATCGTCGGACAGCACGAATTTCAATCGATTAGGAATCTCAAGCATAAGCGGGTGGGTGTCGAGTTAACCGGACTCGGCGGGTATTTGTTGGCGCGCGCATTGGAAATAGCCGATATGGAGATATCAGAGGTCATTCGCGTCAATATGACCGCGACAATCGAGGCGTACACCGCTTTCTCGGAAAGGAAAGTAGATGCCGTGGTGACGTTTGAGCCAATCCTGAGCCGGCTGGTCACCGAACAGGGTGGAAAGATCCTTTTTACCAGCCGCGAGATCCCGGACGAAATTATCAACGTGTTGATCTTTCACAAGGATGCCTTGAAGTACCGCCGGGACGATTGTTTGAGAGTGCTACGGGGCTATCTTAAGGCGCGCGAATTCTGGAAGAAAGAGCCGGACCAGGCCATCGCAATTATGGCGCGTCGAGAGAGGGTCAGCCCTGATTACTTCCGGCAAAGCTTGAATGGGCTGCTGATTCCCGATCTCTCGACCAATTTGACCTATTTCGGGCTCAGCGATACCGAGAACTACTTTCTGGAAAGCATAAAGAATTTCCAAAGCTTTATGGAAGAGAATGACCTCCCATATGGACCAGTCTATTTTGAAAATCTTCTCAATGATTTAAAACGCCATGAACAATTTTCATAG
- a CDS encoding ATP-binding protein: MNNFHSKVRRIRSISAVIVLMMLVGGILFAFIIAGASYGMQRRNNIKDLQIRAQATSDQLNYIAEILLNKGDLNSVQRIVENIATDRTITFIAIVDANLKVLASTQHDLLGASISEYKENPKILAHFRRVIINGKTEFIHRPEQGHFDIIAPIILANPSRTIPLLSGAVTVVFRDDPLVWNPRESFWRYLQLALVLSAFAIAILYAVLRRWVAYPIERLTRVSERLGSGELGIQIPVSSSDEVGRLAETFNRMSVSLATQRRALQATEERYLRVFHSSPVCLIVVDPAGTIIDVNATFLAEMDRRSDRQVWIGKPITEIPFIKAGGLQPEIQNLLVNATPFRSWKVSIPLPDKEHRCLFNFSGIPLFDDKHVLTGAVIAAEDITAEQTLEAQLIQSQKMESLGVLAGGIAHDFNNILTGILGYASLLKKRLARDDPSLPAVEVIEKSGLRARALIQQLMGFARRTESIKLPVDVNSLVTEIVLLLQKGMVGQGVSIQVDLDPTSPKIIANSGQLHQALMNLCVNARDALPPEGGTIFLKTHARSMPSLSDSEHKKEWVEVSVRDTGAGIKPEVLSRIFEPFFTTKEFGKGTGLGLSVTYGIVKAHGGEISVQSEPDKGSIFMLRFPEVREASKRKEAKGQEVLLKGKKRPILLVDDEKTLLELEKKLLEERDFEVLTAETGEEAIEIYRKHGREIRLVVLDLLMPGIGGWNAYLQLREMDAEVKVLFTSGYGGVKEFEEQIKTLPFLWKPYRIEEFLAAVEKALA, encoded by the coding sequence ATGAACAATTTTCATAGCAAAGTCAGGAGAATCCGTTCGATCTCGGCCGTCATCGTCCTGATGATGCTGGTCGGCGGGATTCTCTTCGCCTTCATCATTGCTGGAGCTTCCTACGGGATGCAACGGAGGAACAATATCAAGGACTTGCAAATACGCGCGCAGGCAACCAGTGATCAGCTCAACTACATTGCCGAGATCCTCCTGAATAAAGGAGACCTCAACTCTGTGCAGCGGATTGTTGAAAATATCGCCACGGATCGAACGATTACCTTCATCGCTATTGTCGATGCCAACCTCAAGGTATTGGCATCGACTCAGCACGATCTTCTTGGCGCATCGATCTCCGAGTACAAGGAAAATCCTAAAATCTTAGCTCATTTTCGGCGTGTGATCATCAATGGGAAAACGGAATTCATCCATCGACCTGAACAGGGCCATTTTGATATAATCGCCCCCATCATCCTCGCAAACCCTTCCCGCACAATCCCTCTTCTGTCGGGGGCGGTGACAGTCGTGTTCAGGGATGACCCGCTGGTCTGGAATCCACGGGAGAGCTTCTGGAGATACCTTCAGCTCGCGCTGGTGCTGAGCGCTTTTGCAATCGCGATTCTTTATGCGGTTCTCCGTCGCTGGGTGGCCTATCCCATTGAACGACTCACACGGGTCTCCGAGCGGCTCGGCTCCGGAGAGCTGGGGATTCAAATACCGGTCTCCTCTTCCGATGAAGTCGGGCGGCTGGCAGAAACTTTCAACCGGATGTCGGTCTCCTTGGCGACGCAGCGACGCGCCCTTCAGGCCACCGAAGAGCGGTACCTTCGAGTCTTCCACTCTTCTCCCGTTTGCCTGATCGTTGTCGATCCCGCCGGAACTATCATCGATGTCAATGCAACCTTCCTCGCCGAGATGGATAGGCGGTCGGACCGCCAAGTCTGGATTGGAAAGCCAATCACAGAGATCCCCTTCATCAAGGCGGGAGGATTGCAGCCGGAAATTCAAAACCTCCTGGTGAATGCGACCCCTTTCAGAAGTTGGAAGGTCTCTATTCCCCTCCCTGACAAAGAACATCGCTGCCTTTTCAACTTCAGCGGCATCCCTCTTTTCGATGATAAACATGTCTTGACCGGGGCAGTCATCGCGGCAGAAGATATCACAGCGGAGCAGACGCTGGAGGCGCAACTAATCCAGTCTCAAAAAATGGAAAGTCTGGGGGTGCTGGCGGGCGGGATCGCCCATGACTTCAACAATATCCTCACCGGCATCCTCGGATACGCGTCCCTGTTGAAAAAGCGGCTGGCACGCGACGATCCGAGCCTGCCGGCAGTAGAAGTGATCGAAAAATCGGGGCTTCGCGCGCGCGCATTGATTCAACAGCTGATGGGCTTTGCCCGGCGAACGGAATCAATCAAGTTGCCGGTCGACGTCAACAGCCTTGTCACTGAGATTGTCCTTTTACTCCAGAAGGGGATGGTGGGACAGGGGGTCTCCATCCAGGTCGATCTTGACCCAACTTCTCCAAAGATCATCGCCAATAGCGGCCAGCTTCACCAGGCGCTGATGAATCTCTGCGTCAATGCGAGGGATGCGCTCCCCCCTGAGGGTGGAACGATCTTTTTGAAAACGCACGCTCGGTCGATGCCTTCCCTCTCCGATTCTGAACATAAGAAAGAATGGGTCGAGGTTTCAGTCCGGGATACAGGGGCTGGCATAAAACCCGAGGTCCTCTCCCGCATTTTTGAGCCGTTTTTTACAACGAAAGAGTTTGGAAAGGGGACGGGCCTGGGGCTTTCAGTCACTTATGGCATTGTGAAAGCGCACGGCGGGGAGATTTCTGTCCAATCCGAACCGGACAAAGGATCGATTTTTATGCTCCGCTTTCCAGAGGTGCGAGAAGCATCAAAGCGGAAAGAGGCCAAGGGCCAAGAGGTCCTTCTGAAGGGGAAGAAGCGGCCGATCCTCCTGGTCGATGATGAAAAGACGCTCCTGGAGTTGGAGAAGAAACTCCTTGAAGAGAGGGATTTCGAAGTCCTGACCGCAGAGACGGGGGAGGAAGCGATCGAGATTTATCGCAAACACGGTCGTGAAATCCGCCTGGTGGTCCTCGATCTCCTGATGCCTGGGATCGGGGGATGGAATGCCTATCTACAACTCCGGGAGATGGATGCCGAGGTGAAGGTCCTCTTCACCAGCGGGTACGGCGGAGTAAAAGAATTTGAAGAGCAGATCAAAACACTCCCCTTCTTGTGGAAACCCTATCGGATAGAGGAATTCCTCGCCGCAGTTGAAAAGGCGCTCGCGTGA
- a CDS encoding response regulator — translation MHRILIVDDKEDACPILLKLLTAEGYEVVRAIGGAEALRKLLISRPHLMILDMKLSPISGFEVCRAVKSSFSFHSLPVLMISVHSKLDFFLRARSVNVGAEEIIFKPIGAGELLTRVKKYLHKNKLARTKPGRLNYPPAVGE, via the coding sequence ATGCACCGGATTCTGATCGTCGATGATAAAGAAGACGCCTGCCCTATCTTATTGAAGCTTCTGACGGCGGAAGGCTATGAGGTCGTTCGAGCCATCGGGGGAGCTGAGGCGTTGCGGAAGCTCCTCATATCGCGGCCGCACTTAATGATCCTCGATATGAAGTTGTCCCCCATCAGTGGCTTTGAAGTCTGCCGTGCAGTCAAAAGTAGTTTCTCCTTTCACTCACTTCCTGTATTGATGATCTCTGTTCATAGTAAACTTGATTTTTTCTTGCGAGCCAGGAGTGTGAATGTCGGTGCAGAGGAGATTATATTTAAGCCGATCGGCGCGGGTGAGCTTCTTACCAGGGTCAAAAAGTATCTTCACAAAAATAAACTCGCCCGGACGAAGCCGGGACGTCTCAATTATCCGCCTGCGGTGGGAGAATAA